A stretch of Ipomoea triloba cultivar NCNSP0323 chromosome 13, ASM357664v1 DNA encodes these proteins:
- the LOC116001099 gene encoding uncharacterized protein LOC116001099, with amino-acid sequence MEKTNPSHVNTRAILSSQAAEAESSDSSIQAEVRTKQRKRKSVEQGEGSRAERAAKRKTTGKNPCTDEGETVEKQQKMWNTRMSPKIVAEFVQQLTNEQKRAVEEIGFGGILHLQLTKSEGPLMKYLIRQFDVYRSAIRLEGGELLLIEEDDVQRTLGIPQGSNVVEEATRFEHMAKDGDSAAYANLVASWRERWGIDGKSPITTSMPVQILKRGDHGDMFKRDFVLFIVSAMLCGHQDRCCNFRILKSLIDLDQIKTYNWCAYTHKSMVDSIQSFQKNDKQFFTGPVAFILLVYFDRVQFKGMRVDRTYPTIVGWSAELARKRVKEENKAGSFGRGTVLPRISKPTDIAAATSRQNDQPPVAALNIPSSSVDKVAGILQKLASTVGEFGEAMAEIGKQGAPVNVMRKTFSGLSNMLNVASTIEATATPTSSQLDDIFFGSESLTMAVDALVEAFEKTRKQMDPNAPSFDLGLSQATQPSDQLDAPTFDLGLSPSPPPAQQQEGDLGVTPPPQPTQQQHKDKEQQQEKEKEKEKEQEIEDAGGGTGD; translated from the exons ATGGAGAAAACAAATCCTAGCCATGTGAACACAAGAGCTATACTTTCCTCTCAAGCTGCAGAGGCAGAAAGTTCAGACTCGTCTATCCAAGCCGAAGTAAGAACAAAACAGC GAAAGAGGAAATCAGTGGAACAAGGGGAAGGTAGTCGGGCTGAAAGAGCAGCAAAGAGAAAAACTACAGGAAAAAATCCATGCACAGATGAGGGTGAAACAgtagagaaacaacaaaaaatgtgGAATACAAGAATGAGCCCGAAGATTGTGGCTGAGTTTGTTCAACAGCTGACTAATGAACAGAAAAGGGCTGTGGAGGAGATCGGTTTTGGAGGGATATTACACCTCCAACTAACAAAGAGTGAAGGCCCTCTAATGAAGTACTTGATTAGGCAGTTTGATGTTTATCGCTCTGCAATCCGACTCGAAGGGGGTGAATTGCTGCTTATAGAAGAGGATGATGTTCAAAGAACATTGGGGATTCCACAAGGGAGCAACGTGGTTGAGGAGGCCACAAGATTTGAGCATATGGCAAAAGATGGTGATAGTGCAGCGTATGCCAACCTTGTGGCCTCATGGAGGGAGCGATGGGGAATTGATGGTAAATCCCCAATCACAACATCAATGCCAGTGCAAATTCTGAAAAGAGGAGACCATGGAGATATGTTTAAACGCGACTTTGTCCTGTTTATAGTATCGGCAATGCTGTGTGGCCACCAAGATAGGTGTTGCAActttaggattttaaaatccttgatAGACCTTGACCAAATCAAGACCTACAATTGGTGTGCCTATACACACAAGTCTATGGTCGACTCCATTCAATCTTTTCAGAAAAATGACAAGCAATTCTTCACTGGACCCGTTGCATTCATCCTA CTTGTGTACTTTGACCGAGTACAGTTTAAGGGGATGAGAGTGGATAGAACATACCCAACCATTGTTGGGTGGAGTGCTGAACTTGCAAGAAAAAGGGTTAAAGAAGAGAACAAAGCAGGGTCATTTGGAAGGGGGACAGTGCTCCCTAGAATATCAAAACCTACGGATATTGCTGCTGCCACCTCCAGGCAGAATGATCAACCTCCTGTTGCTGCATTGAATATCCCATCATCAAGCGTAGATAAGGTGGCAGGGATCCTACAAAAGTTGGCTTCGACAGTAGGAGAGTTTGGTGAGGCTATGGCTGAAATTGGAAAGCAAGGAGCACCCGTAAATGTGATGAGGAAGACATTTTCGGGCTTATCTAACATGCTAAATGTTGCCAGCACCATAGAAGCCACTGCAACCCCAACATCATCCCAGCTGGACGACATCTTCTTTGGTAGTGAAAGCTTAACTATGGCTGTGGATGCCCTTGTCGAGGCCTTTGAAAAGACAAGGAAACAAATGGATCCTAATGCCCCTTCTTTTGACTTGGGGCTATCTCAAGCAACACAGCCATCGGACCAATTAGATGCTCCGACCTTTGATTTGGGGCTGagtccatcaccaccaccagcacagcaaCAGGAGGGGGATTTAGGGGtgactccaccaccacaaccaacaCAGCAGCAACATAAGGACAAGGAGCAGcaacaagaaaaggagaaagagaaggagaaagagcaagagaTAGAGGATGCTGGCGGGGGAACTGGGGATTGA
- the LOC116001543 gene encoding osmotin-like protein OSML13, translating into MDYLATLPLLLLLSLFTSGYAATFEIRNNCPYTVWAAATPVGGGRQLDQGQSWTIDVPGGTRMARIWGRTNCNFDASGRGSCETGDCGGALQCTAWGKPPNTLAEFTLTGDNNFDTIDISLVDGFNVPLTFAPTNPGADKCRAVSCTADVNGQCPAALKVPGGCNNPCTTFGGQQYCCNEGPCGPTDYSRFFKGLCPDAYSYPQDDPSSTFGCPAGSTGYRVVFCP; encoded by the coding sequence ATGGATTACTTAGCCACCCTCCCGCTGCTCCTTCTCCTCAGCCTCTTCACCTCCGGCTACGCCGCCACCTTTGAAATCCGCAACAACTGCCCGTACACCGTCTGGGCGGCGGCTACGCCAGTTGGCGGCGGCCGGCAACTTGATCAAGGCCAAAGCTGGACAATTGACGTGCCCGGTGGCACGAGAATGGCACGTATATGGGGCCGCACAAACTGCAACTTTGATGCCAGTGGGAGGGGCTCATGCGAGACCGGCGACTGCGGCGGCGCGTTGCAGTGCACCGCCTGGGGCAAACCGCCCAACACCCTCGCCGAATTCACCCTAACGGGAGACAACAACTTCGACACCATCGACATCTCGCTCGTAGACGGATTCAACGTCCCTTTGACCTTTGCCCCCACCAATCCCGGCGCCGACAAGTGCCGTGCAGTCTCATGCACGGCTGATGTGAACGGCCAATGCCCCGCCGCTCTTAAGGTTCCCGGCGGGTGTAACAACCCTTGCACCACTTTCGGAGGACAACAATATTGCTGCAACGAGGGACCATGTGGTCCCACTGATTATTCAAGGTTTTTCAAGGGATTGTGCCCCGATGCTTATAGTTACCCTCAAGATGATCCAAGCAGCACTTTCGGTTGCCCAGCTGGATCTACTGGTTACAGGGTTGTTTTCTGTCCATGA
- the LOC116001733 gene encoding osmotin-like protein TPM-1 produces the protein MNCLATFPLLLFLISLFTSSSAASFEVHNNCPYTVWAAATPVGGGRRLDQGQSWSINAPSGTTAARIWGRTNCTFDGSGSGSCQTGDCGGALQCTGWGKPPNTLAEYALNQFNNNVDFFDISLVDGFNIPMSFGPTTPGPHKCHQISCTADINGQCPAALKVPRGCNSPCTAFGTPGYCCTNGPCAPTDYSRFFKNSCPDAYSFPQDDATSTFACPAGSTDYRVVFCP, from the coding sequence ATGAATTGCTTAGCCACTTTTCCATTGCTCCTCTTCCTCATCAGCCTCTTCACATCTAGCTCCGCCGCCAGCTTTGAAGTTCATAACAACTGCCCCTACACCGTATGGGCAGCCGCAACCCCAGTTGGCGGCGGCCGACGGCTCGACCAAGGCCAAAGCTGGAGCATCAACGCGCCATCCGGCACGACCGCAGCGCGTATATGGGGCCGCACAAATTGCACCTTTGATGGTAGTGGAAGCGGTTCATGCCAGACCGGTGACTGCGGTGGCGCGTTGCAGTGCACCGGGTGGGGCAAACCGCCAAACACCCTGGCCGAGTACGCGCTAAACCAATTCAACAACAACGTGGACTTCTTCGACATCTCTCTCGTCGATGGGTTCAACATCCCCATGAGCTTTGGCCCCACCACACCTGGACCCCACAAATGCCACCAAATTTCATGCACGGCTGATATCAACGGCCAATGCCCCGCCGCTCTCAAGGTTCCCAGAGGGTGTAATAGCCCTTGCACCGCCTTTGGAACACCGGGGTATTGCTGCACCAATGGGCCTTGTGCTCCTACAGATTATTCAAGATTTTTCAAGAATAGCTGCCCCGATGCTTATAGTTTTCCACAGGATGATGCCACCAGCACTTTCGCTTGTCCGGCTGGAAGCACTGATTATAGGGTTGTCTTCTGCCCATGA